The following are encoded together in the Planctomycetota bacterium genome:
- the mdh gene encoding malate dehydrogenase, whose amino-acid sequence MRRAKITIIGAGNVGATCAHWAAAKELGDIVLLDIPEKEGVAKGKALDLMQCAPIEEFDSKVTGSSDYKDIAGSDVVVITAGLPRKPGMSRDDLITTNVKIVRSVSEQVAKNAPDAVVIVVSNPLDAMVYTAWKTTGFPTNRIIGQAGCLDVARFRAFLAMELGCSIEDIQALLLGGHGDDMVPLPRFTSVHGIPINMLLSDEVVNKCMQRAKVGGGEIVQLMGTSAYYAPASGTIQMVEAIVKDKKRILPCAAYCEEEYGVAKGQKGKGYFVGVPCVLGTKGVEKIVQVDLVGDERKLMDESISHVKDLVGTVRKIFPDLA is encoded by the coding sequence ATGCGACGAGCAAAAATCACGATCATTGGTGCTGGAAATGTCGGAGCCACTTGCGCCCACTGGGCCGCCGCCAAGGAGCTCGGCGACATCGTGCTGCTGGACATTCCGGAGAAGGAGGGCGTCGCCAAGGGCAAGGCCCTGGACCTGATGCAGTGCGCCCCGATCGAGGAGTTCGACAGCAAGGTGACCGGCTCGAGCGACTACAAGGACATCGCCGGCAGCGACGTGGTGGTGATCACCGCCGGCCTGCCGCGCAAGCCCGGCATGAGTCGCGACGATTTGATCACCACCAATGTGAAGATCGTCCGCAGCGTCTCCGAACAGGTCGCCAAGAACGCGCCCGACGCGGTCGTCATCGTCGTCAGCAATCCGCTGGACGCCATGGTCTACACCGCATGGAAGACCACCGGATTCCCAACCAACCGAATCATCGGGCAGGCCGGGTGCCTGGACGTGGCCCGCTTCCGCGCCTTCCTGGCGATGGAGCTTGGCTGCAGCATCGAGGACATTCAGGCGCTGCTGCTGGGCGGCCACGGCGACGACATGGTTCCGCTGCCGCGCTTCACCAGCGTGCACGGCATTCCGATCAACATGCTGCTCTCCGACGAAGTGGTGAACAAGTGCATGCAGCGGGCCAAGGTCGGCGGCGGCGAGATCGTGCAGTTGATGGGCACCAGCGCCTACTACGCGCCGGCCTCCGGGACCATCCAGATGGTGGAAGCCATCGTGAAGGACAAGAAGCGGATTCTGCCCTGCGCCGCCTACTGCGAAGAGGAGTACGGCGTGGCCAAGGGACAAAAGGGCAAGGGCTACTTCGTCGGCGTGCCCTGCGTGCTCGGCACCAAGGGTGTGGAGAAGATCGTTCAAGTGGACCTGGTCGGCGACGAGCGCAAACTGATGGATGAGAGCATCTCCCATGTGAAGGACCTGGTCGGCACGGTCCGCAAGATTTTCCCGGACTTGGCATAA
- a CDS encoding septum formation initiator family protein, translating to MSPLRPLFRFDPGWLFTIAGLAIMVVSALLPAQHDVAVLKEQLARLEQEEKVNLKRIDSYKQFLAELKSKNPSLLTRLAASQLNLMPEGEAPVLMATSMEHTVSDWIEATVPPEAFEPNLIPDTLLTRLASGQRRLWLMGGGALIVFIGLTTGIPLTPSNKFVATPMEQQWLELAESRSGAAADPRAALGLSPDSIEPPGAEFAGDWNGDALALADADLPTESMIDASVEEPIEQWSWATEEEPYFVVSSGESGDSVSGAQAIDSSGGGDEFWPRSAD from the coding sequence ATGTCCCCGCTGCGGCCGCTCTTTCGATTCGATCCCGGATGGCTCTTCACCATCGCCGGCCTGGCCATCATGGTGGTCAGCGCCTTGCTGCCGGCACAGCATGACGTGGCGGTCCTGAAGGAGCAGCTGGCCCGGCTTGAGCAGGAGGAGAAGGTCAATCTCAAGCGGATCGACTCCTACAAGCAGTTCCTGGCCGAGCTGAAGTCGAAGAATCCCTCTCTGCTGACCCGGCTGGCCGCGAGCCAGTTGAACCTGATGCCCGAAGGCGAGGCCCCGGTGCTGATGGCGACCAGCATGGAGCACACCGTCAGTGATTGGATCGAAGCCACGGTTCCACCGGAGGCGTTCGAACCCAACTTGATTCCCGACACGCTGCTCACGCGCCTGGCCTCCGGGCAGCGCCGCTTGTGGCTGATGGGCGGCGGGGCGTTGATCGTCTTCATCGGACTGACCACGGGCATTCCCCTCACGCCGTCGAACAAGTTCGTGGCGACGCCGATGGAGCAGCAATGGCTCGAGCTGGCCGAATCGCGATCGGGGGCCGCAGCCGATCCGAGGGCGGCGCTTGGCTTGTCGCCGGATTCGATCGAACCGCCGGGGGCCGAGTTTGCGGGCGACTGGAACGGAGATGCGCTCGCGCTGGCGGATGCGGATTTGCCGACTGAATCGATGATCGATGCCTCCGTCGAGGAACCGATCGAGCAATGGAGCTGGGCGACTGAGGAGGAGCCCTACTTCGTGGTGTCCAGCGGCGAAAGCGGAGATTCTGTTTCCGGCGCGCAGGCGATCGACTCCTCCGGCGGCGGCGACGAATTCTGGCCGCGATCCGCCGACTGA
- the dprA gene encoding DNA-processing protein DprA, giving the protein MPREPKDIPPDHWKLALTRGIGPNEGRLLLEAFAGASGVLAASVKELSEVLGRDAEEVRRSMDSIDVQREFEEMERESVCGILPGDLDWPELLRTATPEPLALWVRGTFQEADRFSVAVVGSRICSAYGMEQADRFAGWLAEQGFTIVSGGARGIDAAAHRAALRRQGRTVVVLAGGVGRAYPPEHASLFDAVVAAGGALCSEFPTYHPSEAGLFPRRNRIISALSLGTLLIEARVNSGALITGRLAAESHGREVMAVPGRVDSPSSEGCHRAIREGWAALVTSVADVSQQLRSSSMLVAGVLSERAAAMGDGLFASRPAAGVLKLTPAMEKVLEAAKSMRSLDYDQLSQSTNLGVAEVMAAVTRLELGGIRLRN; this is encoded by the coding sequence ATGCCCCGCGAACCCAAGGACATTCCCCCGGACCACTGGAAGCTCGCGTTGACCCGGGGGATTGGTCCCAATGAAGGCCGCCTTCTGCTCGAGGCCTTTGCCGGCGCCAGTGGAGTGCTTGCGGCTTCGGTGAAGGAATTGTCCGAGGTGCTGGGTCGCGACGCGGAGGAAGTCCGTCGCAGCATGGACTCAATCGATGTGCAGCGCGAATTTGAGGAGATGGAGCGAGAATCGGTGTGCGGCATCCTGCCCGGAGATCTGGATTGGCCCGAGCTGCTGCGGACCGCGACTCCCGAGCCGCTGGCGCTTTGGGTGCGAGGCACCTTCCAGGAGGCGGACCGTTTTTCCGTGGCCGTCGTCGGCAGCCGCATCTGCAGCGCCTATGGAATGGAGCAGGCCGACCGGTTCGCCGGCTGGCTCGCGGAGCAGGGGTTCACGATCGTCTCAGGCGGCGCCCGCGGAATCGACGCCGCGGCGCATCGGGCGGCGCTGCGGCGACAGGGCCGGACAGTGGTCGTGCTCGCGGGGGGCGTCGGCCGCGCTTATCCGCCGGAGCACGCCTCCCTCTTCGACGCCGTGGTGGCCGCAGGCGGCGCGCTCTGCAGCGAATTTCCCACCTACCACCCCAGCGAAGCGGGGCTCTTTCCCCGGCGCAATCGCATCATCAGCGCGCTGAGTCTGGGCACGCTGCTGATCGAGGCCCGAGTGAATTCCGGCGCGCTGATCACGGGGCGGCTGGCGGCGGAGAGCCATGGACGCGAGGTGATGGCAGTTCCGGGTCGCGTCGATTCGCCCTCAAGCGAAGGATGCCACCGCGCCATTCGAGAGGGGTGGGCGGCCCTGGTCACCAGCGTCGCCGATGTTTCGCAGCAATTGCGCTCAAGCTCGATGCTGGTCGCGGGCGTGCTTTCGGAGCGGGCGGCCGCGATGGGCGATGGCCTCTTTGCCTCGCGGCCCGCGGCCGGAGTCCTCAAGCTCACCCCCGCAATGGAAAAAGTTTTGGAAGCGGCGAAGTCGATGCGCTCACTCGACTACGACCAGCTTTCGCAGTCGACCAACCTGGGGGTTGCGGAAGTGATGGCCGCGGTCACTCGCCTGGAGCTTGGAGGCATTCGTCTGCGGAATTGA
- a CDS encoding ABC transporter permease, which yields MARISTAAVQLLDRWIATLLTIFEAVGGLTLLASQILRWLKRSLLLRQIRFGFPAAVSQMNRVGVRSIGIVTLVSGCIGLILAVQTSPSLRDFGQTDKVANLIAVAVFRELGPLIAAIVLTGFAGASIAAELGTMVVGEEIEALEAMALDPIRFLVVPRVVATTISLILLAVLSDLTSVIMGCVAGVFFLDIPYELYKQNTIDQLKLSDFTTGLLKAAVFGLILGLIACQNGLRVTGGAAGVGKATTATVVQTVVAVVLADLVFSVIFAVLGWN from the coding sequence GTGGCACGGATTTCGACCGCCGCCGTGCAGCTTCTGGACCGCTGGATCGCCACGCTCCTGACCATTTTCGAGGCGGTCGGCGGGCTCACCCTGCTGGCGTCGCAGATCCTGCGCTGGCTCAAGCGCTCCCTGCTCCTGCGACAGATCCGCTTTGGATTCCCCGCCGCGGTCTCTCAGATGAACCGCGTGGGCGTGCGCAGCATCGGCATCGTCACGCTTGTCTCCGGCTGCATCGGCCTCATCCTCGCGGTGCAGACCTCGCCCAGCCTGCGGGATTTCGGCCAGACCGACAAAGTCGCCAATCTCATCGCGGTCGCGGTCTTCCGCGAACTCGGACCGCTGATCGCCGCCATCGTGCTCACCGGGTTCGCCGGGGCCAGCATCGCCGCGGAACTGGGAACCATGGTCGTCGGCGAGGAAATCGAGGCGCTGGAGGCGATGGCGCTGGACCCCATCCGCTTCCTGGTCGTGCCGCGCGTGGTTGCCACCACCATCAGCCTGATCCTGCTGGCGGTGCTCTCCGACCTCACCAGCGTCATCATGGGCTGCGTGGCCGGAGTGTTTTTCCTGGACATTCCCTACGAACTCTACAAACAGAACACGATCGACCAGCTCAAGCTTTCGGATTTCACCACCGGCCTGCTCAAGGCCGCGGTCTTCGGACTCATCCTGGGCCTGATCGCCTGCCAGAACGGGCTTCGCGTCACCGGCGGCGCCGCCGGCGTGGGCAAGGCCACCACCGCCACCGTGGTGCAGACCGTGGTCGCGGTGGTCCTGGCGGATCTGGTCTTCAGCGTCATCTTCGCGGTGCTGGGCTGGAATTGA
- a CDS encoding STAS domain-containing protein: MSGATILVVEIETLPDGFALRPKGDVDMARSPALRAKLTESLKSKPGRLVVDLSDVPYMDSSGLATLIEALQTTRKNQIKFIICNLSPRVRSILEIARLTTVFTVVENREQALQA; encoded by the coding sequence ATGTCAGGGGCAACCATCCTCGTCGTCGAGATCGAGACTCTGCCGGACGGGTTCGCGCTGCGCCCCAAGGGGGACGTGGACATGGCCCGGTCGCCGGCGCTGCGGGCCAAATTGACCGAATCGCTCAAGAGCAAGCCCGGCCGCCTGGTCGTGGACCTCTCCGACGTCCCCTACATGGACTCCAGCGGACTGGCCACGCTGATCGAGGCCCTGCAGACCACCCGCAAGAACCAGATCAAGTTCATCATCTGCAACCTCTCCCCGAGGGTGCGGAGCATTCTTGAAATCGCCCGCCTGACCACGGTGTTCACTGTGGTCGAGAATCGCGAACAAGCTTTGCAGGCGTAG
- a CDS encoding ATP-binding protein, whose amino-acid sequence MAPVRAMLCELASRAGLDEPACGHIALAIDEALTNIIRHGYKNDPDSRIWISAWELKSPKGLRIQIDDLAPQVDPSQLKGRKLEDVRPGGLGVHLIHSLMDVVQFSQRPGGGMRLVTEKYLDQAAAKSGASTCRSQSGHGERAAG is encoded by the coding sequence ATGGCGCCGGTCCGCGCGATGCTCTGCGAGCTCGCTTCCCGCGCCGGCCTGGACGAGCCCGCGTGCGGGCACATCGCGCTGGCCATCGACGAGGCGCTCACCAACATCATCCGGCACGGATACAAGAACGATCCGGACAGCCGCATCTGGATTTCCGCCTGGGAACTCAAGAGTCCCAAGGGCCTGCGCATTCAGATCGACGACCTCGCCCCCCAGGTCGATCCCTCGCAACTCAAGGGCCGCAAGCTCGAGGACGTTCGTCCCGGCGGGCTCGGCGTGCATCTCATCCACTCGCTCATGGACGTGGTCCAATTTTCCCAGCGCCCCGGCGGCGGCATGCGCCTGGTGACTGAAAAGTACCTCGATCAGGCGGCGGCGAAATCCGGCGCGTCCACTTGTCGGAGCCAATCCGGGCACGGCGAGCGGGCCGCGGGCTAG
- a CDS encoding HEAT repeat domain-containing protein, whose translation MNRHFGPLFAAASLLLLASCSSVDSGPPLQSPDPDVRMNAVLQAGASGDESKVPQIVPALQSEDPLVRWAAQQSLQKLTGTTLGYLWSDSPSKRADAIEKWVEWCKSKNFSPPAAS comes from the coding sequence ATGAATCGTCACTTCGGCCCTCTCTTCGCGGCGGCCAGCCTTCTGCTCCTGGCCTCCTGCAGCTCGGTCGATTCCGGCCCCCCGCTGCAGAGCCCCGACCCGGACGTGCGCATGAACGCGGTGCTGCAGGCCGGCGCCAGCGGCGACGAATCCAAGGTTCCGCAGATCGTGCCCGCGCTGCAGAGCGAGGATCCGCTGGTGCGCTGGGCGGCCCAGCAGTCGCTGCAGAAGTTGACCGGCACCACGCTGGGATACCTCTGGAGCGATAGTCCGAGTAAAAGAGCCGATGCGATTGAAAAGTGGGTTGAATGGTGTAAAAGTAAAAATTTCTCACCCCCGGCGGCTTCCTAA
- the guaA gene encoding glutamine-hydrolyzing GMP synthase, whose translation MSSEKTLQDKDTILVLDFGSQYAQLIARRVREAGAFSLLVAPNEPLEKLRAHHPKGIILSGGPSSVTEAGAPRCDAKLFELGVPVLGICYGMQLGCQLLGSKVGSAPAREFGRTKLHVKNSNGLLHGISSPATVWMSHGDQVTGLTEEFEVLASTPTCPAAAVKHRKHNFWGVQFHPEVTHTPCGVDLLRNFLQNACGCTGSWAMADFLEEEVSRVRRQVGKDRVICGLSGGVDSAVAAALIARAVPGQMTCIFVDNGLLRKNERDLVESAFRHHFDVELKVVDARKEFLGDLAGIEDPQEKRRRIGHRFIEVFQRAAKEVRGGVKFLAQGTLYPDRIESGQSHAGTAANIKMHHNVGGLPEDLGFELVEPLKDLFKDEVRSLGEVIGLPSALVWRHPFPGPGLAVRIIGDVTEERLALLRECDFILLEEIHAANLYRTTSQVFAVLLPVRSVGVMGDGRTYDSVVGLRAVESSDFMTADFCRLPWDVLARVSSRIVNEVRGVNRVVYDISTKPPATIEWE comes from the coding sequence ATGAGTTCTGAAAAGACGCTGCAAGACAAAGACACCATTCTGGTCCTGGATTTCGGAAGCCAGTACGCGCAGTTGATCGCGCGGCGCGTCCGCGAGGCGGGGGCCTTCAGCCTGCTGGTCGCCCCGAACGAACCGCTGGAGAAACTGAGGGCGCACCATCCCAAGGGGATCATCCTCAGCGGCGGACCCTCCAGCGTGACCGAGGCCGGCGCCCCGCGCTGCGACGCGAAGTTGTTCGAGCTGGGCGTGCCCGTGCTGGGCATTTGCTACGGCATGCAGCTGGGCTGCCAGTTGCTCGGCAGCAAGGTGGGCAGCGCTCCGGCGCGCGAATTCGGCCGGACCAAGCTGCACGTCAAGAATTCCAACGGGTTGCTGCATGGCATTTCCTCGCCGGCGACGGTGTGGATGAGCCACGGCGACCAGGTCACCGGGTTGACCGAGGAATTCGAAGTCCTGGCCAGCACGCCCACCTGCCCTGCGGCGGCGGTGAAGCACCGCAAACACAATTTCTGGGGTGTGCAATTCCATCCCGAGGTGACCCACACGCCCTGCGGCGTCGACCTGCTGCGGAACTTCCTGCAGAACGCCTGCGGCTGCACCGGCAGTTGGGCGATGGCCGACTTCCTCGAGGAGGAGGTGTCGCGGGTGCGTCGTCAGGTCGGCAAGGACCGCGTCATCTGCGGGCTCTCCGGCGGCGTGGACAGCGCCGTGGCCGCGGCCCTGATCGCCCGCGCCGTGCCGGGTCAGATGACCTGCATCTTCGTGGACAACGGGCTGCTGCGCAAGAACGAGCGCGACCTGGTCGAGAGCGCCTTCCGCCACCACTTCGACGTGGAGTTGAAGGTGGTCGACGCGCGCAAGGAATTCCTGGGCGATCTGGCCGGCATCGAGGATCCGCAGGAGAAGCGACGGCGCATCGGCCACCGCTTCATCGAGGTCTTCCAGCGCGCCGCCAAGGAAGTGCGCGGCGGGGTAAAGTTCCTCGCCCAGGGCACGCTCTATCCCGATCGGATCGAGAGCGGCCAGAGCCACGCGGGCACCGCCGCCAACATCAAGATGCACCACAACGTCGGCGGACTGCCGGAGGACCTGGGTTTCGAGCTGGTCGAGCCGCTCAAGGACCTCTTCAAGGACGAAGTGCGCAGCCTGGGCGAGGTGATCGGTCTGCCCTCGGCGCTGGTCTGGCGCCATCCCTTCCCTGGGCCCGGGCTGGCCGTGCGGATCATCGGCGATGTCACCGAGGAGCGGCTGGCGCTGCTGCGCGAGTGCGACTTCATTTTGCTGGAGGAGATTCACGCCGCCAACCTCTACCGCACCACCAGCCAGGTCTTCGCGGTGCTGCTGCCGGTGCGCAGCGTTGGCGTGATGGGCGACGGCCGCACCTACGACTCGGTGGTCGGCCTCCGCGCCGTGGAGTCGAGCGACTTCATGACTGCGGACTTCTGCCGGCTTCCCTGGGACGTGCTGGCCCGCGTCTCCAGCCGGATCGTGAACGAGGTGCGCGGCGTCAATCGCGTGGTCTACGACATCAGCACCAAACCTCCCGCCACGATCGAATGGGAGTAG